One window of Candidatus Mycobacterium wuenschmannii genomic DNA carries:
- a CDS encoding acyl-CoA dehydrogenase family protein produces MDFSYPPEAEQVRKELRAWLAANLTDDVIAANRGRGRDEAAFQTLREWNATIADAGWAAVSWPQEYGGRGAGVLEQLVCAEETTRARVPVHLNVIGMNNIAPAIMQHGTESQKRTLLPRMMRADDIWCQGMSEPEAGSDLASLRTRAVRDGDHYVVNGQKIWTSLGHRAQWCQLYVRTDPDAPKHKGISCLILDMSLPGIEVRPLVTLSGESDFAEVFFNDVRVPADALLGPENGGWGIATTTLSHERAGAARLYTEMQTRLEELVADLADVRIGNRPVLEEPTTLRRLGEIATRIKYLEVLCKRSISAVIHGGDAFGSASLAKSVWGEVGQDIAALAFDLIGMDAAGRRWADYRLTSRSLTIAGGTTQINKNITAQRVLGLPRG; encoded by the coding sequence GTGGATTTCTCTTACCCCCCAGAGGCCGAACAGGTCCGCAAGGAACTGCGCGCGTGGCTGGCTGCCAATCTGACCGACGACGTCATCGCAGCCAATCGCGGACGTGGTCGGGACGAGGCCGCCTTCCAGACGTTGCGCGAGTGGAACGCGACAATCGCCGACGCCGGCTGGGCGGCGGTGTCCTGGCCGCAGGAATACGGCGGCCGCGGCGCGGGGGTGCTCGAACAACTTGTCTGCGCCGAGGAGACCACGCGCGCCCGGGTGCCGGTCCACCTCAACGTGATCGGGATGAACAACATCGCGCCGGCGATCATGCAGCACGGGACCGAGTCGCAGAAGCGCACTCTGCTCCCCCGGATGATGCGCGCCGACGACATTTGGTGCCAGGGAATGTCGGAGCCCGAAGCGGGATCCGACCTCGCCTCGCTGCGCACCCGCGCGGTGCGAGACGGCGACCATTACGTGGTCAACGGGCAGAAGATCTGGACCTCCCTCGGCCACCGGGCCCAGTGGTGTCAGCTCTATGTGCGCACCGACCCGGATGCTCCCAAGCACAAGGGCATCTCGTGCCTGATCCTGGATATGTCGTTGCCGGGCATCGAGGTTCGACCACTCGTCACACTGAGCGGCGAATCGGATTTCGCCGAGGTCTTCTTCAACGACGTGCGGGTGCCGGCGGACGCGTTGCTCGGCCCGGAAAACGGCGGCTGGGGCATCGCCACCACGACGCTGAGCCATGAGCGCGCCGGGGCGGCGCGCCTCTACACCGAGATGCAGACACGACTCGAGGAACTCGTCGCGGACCTCGCCGATGTCCGGATCGGAAACCGCCCCGTGTTGGAGGAGCCCACGACGCTGCGGCGCCTCGGCGAAATCGCCACGCGCATCAAGTATCTCGAGGTGTTGTGCAAGCGCTCGATCTCGGCGGTCATCCACGGCGGCGACGCCTTCGGCTCGGCGAGCCTGGCCAAGTCCGTCTGGGGTGAAGTCGGCCAGGACATCGCCGCACTCGCCTTCGACCTGATCGGCATGGACGCCGCGGGCCGCCGATGGGCCGACTACCGCTTGACGTCCCGGTCGCTGACGATCGCCGGCGGGACCACCCAGATCAACAAGAACATCACCGCCCAACGCGTCCTGGGGTTGCCGCGCGGATGA
- a CDS encoding maleylpyruvate isomerase family mycothiol-dependent enzyme: MVDHEFVFAAVAHQRREFAQLIEGLDDAQLATPSLCRGWDVKTVAAHVVSTVLDGMPGFLKMAVRCGSLDRGIDTLARRRAQAPTTDIVADLHANADRPVSSPVFGPRGPLADILVHTGDVRIALGLPFQPDVERTATAVDFLTGGWPIGFVSLGRLRGIRLSANDIDRRWRDGAEISGPVATLMMGICGRTTVLAGLTGPGLPVLRGRLS; this comes from the coding sequence ATGGTCGACCATGAGTTCGTCTTCGCGGCGGTCGCCCACCAGCGACGTGAGTTCGCGCAACTGATCGAGGGGCTCGACGACGCGCAGTTGGCGACGCCGAGCCTCTGCCGCGGCTGGGACGTCAAGACGGTGGCCGCGCACGTGGTGAGCACGGTGCTCGACGGCATGCCCGGATTCCTGAAGATGGCGGTCCGGTGCGGGAGCCTGGATCGCGGCATCGACACCCTTGCGCGCCGCCGCGCGCAGGCGCCGACCACCGATATCGTTGCCGATCTTCACGCGAATGCCGACCGGCCCGTTTCGTCGCCGGTATTCGGTCCGCGGGGCCCGCTCGCCGACATCCTGGTGCACACCGGTGACGTCCGGATCGCGCTCGGCCTGCCGTTTCAACCCGACGTCGAGCGCACGGCGACCGCGGTGGATTTCCTCACCGGCGGTTGGCCGATCGGCTTCGTGTCGTTGGGCCGGCTGCGGGGAATTCGGTTGTCCGCCAACGATATCGACCGGCGATGGCGCGACGGTGCCGAGATCAGTGGCCCGGTCGCCACGCTGATGATGGGCATCTGTGGGCGCACCACGGTATTGGCCGGCCTCACCGGGCCGGGGCTGCCGGTCCTGCGGGGTCGTCTGTCCTAA
- a CDS encoding acyl-CoA dehydrogenase family protein codes for MNLELTDEQIALRDTVRSFLAERASINGHVRPLLDDDTGSTEAVWRGLAELGTTGLLVPLEYDGAGMTMVEAGIVAEELGAGLHPGPWLSSAVAATRALTRFDVAPDLAAPLLTGIGDGSLIATVGPVDGARPSVVDGATVSGEIDSVWDVAAADVILVLADDRHGTGLFAVQTTADGLDATIQDGIDLTRKRFHVRFDGTPAQRLADASPEAIEALTDDVTIAWAADALGAARAIVHLVVEYAKVRRQFGQPIGAFQAVQHLCADMYETVELARSGVIHALWAADAGTRTERHAAALRAKAFAGRLATVGDTAIQVFGGIGYTWEHDAHLYLKRLLSWSAFLDSSDGYLVRLGAEFAASVLG; via the coding sequence ATGAACCTCGAACTGACCGACGAGCAGATCGCCTTGCGCGACACCGTCCGGAGCTTTCTCGCCGAACGCGCGTCGATCAATGGGCATGTCCGGCCGCTACTCGACGACGACACCGGCAGCACCGAGGCGGTCTGGCGGGGCCTCGCCGAGTTAGGCACCACCGGATTACTCGTGCCCCTGGAGTACGACGGCGCCGGCATGACGATGGTCGAGGCCGGGATCGTCGCCGAAGAGCTGGGCGCGGGATTGCATCCGGGGCCGTGGCTTTCCTCGGCCGTCGCCGCGACCCGGGCGCTCACGCGGTTCGACGTGGCGCCGGACCTGGCCGCTCCCCTGCTGACCGGCATCGGCGACGGGTCGCTGATCGCAACAGTGGGCCCGGTCGACGGCGCGCGCCCGAGCGTGGTCGATGGCGCGACGGTCAGCGGTGAGATCGACAGCGTGTGGGACGTCGCCGCGGCGGACGTGATACTCGTGCTCGCCGATGATCGGCACGGCACAGGGCTTTTCGCGGTGCAGACGACAGCGGACGGCCTGGATGCCACGATTCAGGACGGAATCGACCTGACGCGCAAGCGCTTTCACGTCCGGTTCGACGGGACGCCCGCGCAGCGTCTGGCCGACGCCTCGCCCGAGGCGATCGAAGCGCTGACCGACGACGTCACGATCGCCTGGGCAGCCGACGCCTTGGGTGCGGCGCGTGCAATCGTGCACCTGGTCGTCGAGTACGCCAAAGTGCGCCGCCAGTTCGGTCAGCCGATCGGTGCGTTCCAGGCCGTGCAGCATCTGTGCGCGGACATGTACGAGACCGTGGAGTTGGCGCGCAGCGGAGTCATTCACGCCCTGTGGGCCGCCGATGCCGGGACCCGCACCGAACGGCATGCCGCCGCGCTGCGGGCGAAAGCCTTCGCCGGGCGACTGGCCACGGTCGGCGACACCGCGATCCAGGTCTTCGGTGGTATCGGCTACACCTGGGAGCACGATGCCCATCTGTATCTCAAGCGCCTGCTGAGTTGGAGCGCGTTCCTCGATTCCTCCGACGGCTATCTCGTGCGTCTCGGCGCCGAATTCGCCGCGTCGGTGCTCGGCTGA
- a CDS encoding aldehyde dehydrogenase family protein: MSDTVKVRFEPKMMIDGKLVDGQAGTFTNINPATEESLGEVADASKEDMTRAIDAARRAFDDTDWSTNKELRKRCLLQLHEAIESEIDELREELILEVGSPRAITFGPQLDAPLQDGLKYPARLIDEYAWETDLGDRVISLTGANTSIKQWREPVGVVGAIVPWNFPFEVTLNKLGQALGTGNTVVLKPAPNTPFNATRLGRLIAEKTDIPAGVVNVVTASDHFVGEELTLSPKVDLISFTGSTVVGKRIMEKGAATMKRLFLELGGKSATIVLEDADFGLACAIGIAPCMHAGQGCANPTRMLLPRSRYEEGVAILKSIYENVTCGDPQDPGTLCGPVISQRQFDRVNEYIQKGVDEGATALVGGPGAETGFDKGYFIRPTLFTDVDNKMTIAQEEIFGPVLSVIPFDDEEDAIRIANDSPYGLAGNVMSGSLEHSLAVARRIKAGFIGVNGGAPYGADVPFGGYKDSGVGRQNGIAGFDQYTEVKSVGYPVA; encoded by the coding sequence ATGTCTGACACTGTAAAGGTCCGCTTCGAGCCGAAGATGATGATCGACGGCAAATTGGTCGACGGCCAGGCGGGCACGTTCACCAATATCAACCCGGCCACCGAGGAGTCCCTCGGCGAGGTGGCGGATGCTTCGAAAGAGGACATGACCCGGGCGATCGACGCCGCCCGGCGCGCGTTCGACGACACCGATTGGTCGACCAATAAGGAGTTACGCAAGCGCTGCCTGCTGCAACTGCACGAGGCGATCGAGTCCGAGATCGACGAACTGCGTGAAGAGCTGATCCTCGAGGTCGGCTCGCCGCGCGCCATCACCTTCGGTCCGCAGCTGGACGCCCCGCTGCAGGACGGCCTGAAGTACCCGGCCCGGCTGATCGACGAATACGCGTGGGAGACCGACCTCGGCGACCGGGTCATCAGCCTGACCGGAGCCAACACTTCGATCAAGCAGTGGCGCGAGCCGGTCGGCGTGGTCGGCGCGATCGTGCCGTGGAACTTCCCGTTCGAGGTGACGCTGAACAAGCTCGGTCAGGCGCTGGGCACTGGTAACACCGTGGTACTCAAGCCGGCCCCCAACACCCCGTTCAACGCGACCCGGCTGGGTCGGCTGATCGCCGAGAAGACCGACATCCCGGCGGGTGTCGTCAACGTCGTCACCGCCTCGGATCACTTTGTCGGCGAGGAACTTACGCTCTCCCCGAAGGTCGACCTGATCTCGTTCACCGGCTCGACCGTGGTCGGCAAGCGGATCATGGAAAAGGGCGCGGCCACCATGAAGCGGCTGTTCCTCGAACTCGGCGGCAAGTCGGCCACCATCGTCCTGGAAGACGCCGACTTCGGGCTGGCCTGCGCGATCGGCATCGCCCCCTGCATGCACGCCGGCCAGGGCTGCGCCAACCCCACCCGGATGCTGCTGCCACGGTCGCGCTACGAGGAGGGCGTCGCGATCCTCAAGAGCATCTACGAGAACGTCACCTGCGGTGACCCGCAGGACCCCGGAACCTTGTGTGGGCCGGTCATTTCCCAGCGGCAATTCGATCGCGTGAACGAATACATCCAGAAGGGCGTCGACGAGGGTGCGACCGCGCTGGTCGGCGGACCCGGCGCCGAGACGGGCTTCGACAAGGGATACTTCATCCGCCCAACGCTTTTCACCGATGTCGATAACAAGATGACCATCGCGCAGGAAGAGATCTTCGGGCCGGTGCTGTCGGTCATCCCGTTCGACGACGAAGAGGACGCGATCCGAATCGCCAACGACAGCCCCTATGGCTTGGCCGGCAACGTGATGTCGGGCTCGCTGGAGCACTCGCTGGCGGTGGCGCGGCGGATTAAGGCCGGCTTCATCGGCGTCAACGGCGGCGCGCCCTACGGCGCCGACGTCCCGTTCGGTGGATACAAGGACAGCGGTGTCGGCCGGCAGAACGGTATCGCCGGTTTCGACCAGTACACCGAAGTCAAGTCGGTGGGTTACCCCGTAGCCTGA
- a CDS encoding adenylate/guanylate cyclase domain-containing protein: MATRYAAGLACGHLIGTADAAAIVIPLHGQFSDNARVYFEPTSLITAAIIVVLGTAAVAGGGVANLIPVLRWFVAGRQPNAEQRRSAMRLLPRQSAILAVVWATSGLSYLVLNLSGVAALWVPTLLAVVFGGTAAASLSLLLTQRSLRPIMLAATQGSDGTVVAPSVLARLIGMWLLGSGLPCVAIAGLVLTRSNGWIIQRTGSVEMPILVVTLVAILIGLPVMIMTSRSISDPVREVVDAMARVEKGKIDTVVGVYEKSELGRLQNGFNRMVAGIGERDRLRDLFGRHVGDDVARRAIEEGTTLSGDVRESAVLFIDLVGSTTLAASRPPQEVARVLNDFFRIVVDAVDDHHGLINKFQGDAALAVFGAPLAHDDCASAALATARLLRTELQQLPEVDFGIGVSAGPVFAGNIGAENRYEYTVVGDAVNEAARLADFAKTVGQRVAGSAAAVERADDAERSRWAPDSETVLRGRSDATHIWTPSDEE, translated from the coding sequence ATGGCGACCCGCTACGCGGCCGGTCTCGCGTGCGGTCACCTGATCGGCACTGCGGACGCGGCCGCGATCGTCATCCCGTTGCACGGTCAGTTCTCCGACAACGCGCGGGTGTACTTCGAGCCGACCAGCCTGATCACCGCTGCGATCATCGTCGTGCTCGGCACGGCGGCGGTGGCCGGCGGTGGCGTCGCGAACCTGATTCCGGTGTTGCGGTGGTTCGTCGCCGGTCGGCAACCGAATGCCGAGCAGCGCCGGTCGGCCATGCGCCTGTTGCCGCGACAGTCGGCGATACTCGCGGTGGTGTGGGCGACCAGCGGCCTGAGCTACCTGGTCCTGAATCTCAGTGGCGTTGCCGCACTGTGGGTTCCGACGCTGTTGGCGGTGGTGTTCGGCGGTACCGCGGCCGCGAGTCTCAGCCTGTTGCTCACCCAGCGGTCCCTGCGGCCGATCATGCTGGCGGCCACCCAGGGCTCCGACGGCACGGTGGTGGCGCCCAGTGTGCTTGCCCGGCTGATCGGCATGTGGCTCTTGGGCAGCGGGCTACCGTGCGTCGCGATCGCCGGGCTGGTGCTGACCCGCTCCAACGGCTGGATCATCCAGCGGACCGGGTCGGTCGAGATGCCCATTCTGGTGGTGACGCTCGTCGCGATCCTGATCGGGCTGCCGGTGATGATCATGACGTCCCGATCGATATCGGATCCGGTGCGCGAGGTGGTCGACGCGATGGCCCGGGTGGAGAAGGGCAAAATCGACACCGTCGTCGGCGTGTACGAGAAGTCCGAACTCGGCCGCCTGCAAAACGGGTTCAATCGCATGGTCGCCGGCATCGGCGAGCGCGACCGGTTGCGCGACCTGTTCGGCCGCCACGTCGGCGACGACGTGGCCCGTCGCGCGATCGAAGAGGGCACCACGCTGTCCGGCGACGTCCGCGAGTCGGCCGTGCTGTTCATCGACCTCGTCGGGTCCACGACGTTGGCGGCGAGTCGACCGCCGCAAGAGGTGGCCCGCGTTCTCAACGACTTCTTTCGCATCGTGGTCGACGCCGTCGACGATCACCACGGGTTGATCAACAAGTTCCAGGGTGATGCAGCGTTGGCCGTCTTCGGGGCGCCGTTGGCGCACGACGACTGCGCGTCGGCCGCGTTGGCCACCGCCCGGCTGCTGCGCACCGAACTCCAGCAGCTGCCGGAGGTCGACTTCGGCATCGGCGTATCGGCCGGGCCGGTCTTCGCCGGCAATATCGGGGCCGAAAACCGTTACGAATACACGGTTGTCGGCGATGCCGTGAACGAGGCGGCCCGCCTGGCCGACTTCGCCAAGACTGTGGGCCAGCGGGTCGCGGGCTCGGCCGCCGCGGTCGAGCGCGCCGACGATGCCGAGCGGTCGCGGTGGGCGCCGGACAGCGAGACCGTGTTGCGCGGCCGCTCGGATGCCACCCACATCTGGACCCCATCGGATGAGGAGTAG